One part of the Tunicatimonas pelagia genome encodes these proteins:
- a CDS encoding mandelate racemase/muconate lactonizing enzyme family protein yields MSTSRRQFLKAASAITAGSSLPFTGYYSSSLANPLDDILAQPVLKRELFPNPVIIDRLELLRYENSFLCRVTSTDGAEGISVGHNRKLQVLHPIFTELLQPFFLGKDARNWEQLLEEVYVYKSNYKMQNLALWVPLATIEFAVLDLLGQIAQQPIGALIGDIHHPEISVYQANNFRGKSAEESIDLIKQQVYETEAQAMKFKMGGRMSKNKDYPAGRSEQLIPLVRKTFGDDMVIYADSNGSYNVAEAIRIGKIMEEYKLDMYEEPVPFDWYPETKQVTEAMGIPVSGGEQEPSMRNFHWLIREDGLDIVQPDIFYFGGMVRAMKVARMAASRSKTCVPHISGTGLGYLYMMHFVSAVPNAGPYHEFKGFNKKIPLECPTSDLKSKNGVVKVPTGPGAGIVLDPDFVAKHKVVG; encoded by the coding sequence ATGTCTACCTCTCGTCGTCAATTTCTGAAAGCAGCTTCAGCCATTACTGCTGGAAGCAGCTTGCCTTTCACTGGTTATTATTCTTCTTCTCTGGCTAACCCTCTAGACGATATCTTAGCTCAACCCGTACTTAAGCGCGAACTGTTCCCCAATCCGGTAATCATTGATCGGCTCGAGTTGCTGCGCTACGAAAATAGTTTTCTGTGCCGGGTTACTTCTACCGACGGAGCCGAAGGTATATCGGTAGGACATAACCGCAAGCTCCAAGTGCTACACCCCATTTTCACTGAGCTACTACAACCCTTCTTTCTGGGTAAAGATGCCCGCAACTGGGAGCAACTGCTGGAGGAAGTGTATGTGTATAAGAGCAACTACAAGATGCAAAACTTGGCTCTGTGGGTGCCGTTGGCAACTATTGAGTTTGCCGTACTCGATTTGCTAGGACAAATTGCCCAACAGCCCATTGGGGCACTCATCGGTGATATTCACCACCCTGAAATTTCAGTCTACCAAGCGAATAACTTCCGAGGTAAATCTGCTGAAGAGTCCATTGATCTGATTAAGCAGCAGGTGTACGAAACCGAAGCCCAGGCTATGAAATTTAAAATGGGCGGCCGGATGAGCAAGAATAAAGACTACCCGGCCGGACGTAGTGAACAGCTCATTCCGCTGGTACGCAAAACCTTTGGTGACGATATGGTGATCTACGCTGACTCTAACGGTAGCTACAATGTGGCCGAAGCCATCCGCATCGGTAAAATTATGGAAGAATATAAGCTTGACATGTACGAAGAGCCAGTACCTTTTGATTGGTATCCTGAGACAAAACAAGTAACTGAGGCGATGGGCATTCCGGTATCAGGTGGCGAACAGGAACCTAGTATGCGGAATTTTCACTGGCTTATTCGGGAGGATGGGTTAGACATTGTGCAACCCGATATTTTTTATTTTGGTGGCATGGTGCGTGCTATGAAAGTAGCCCGGATGGCCGCCAGCCGAAGTAAAACCTGCGTGCCCCACATTTCAGGTACCGGGTTAGGCTATCTCTACATGATGCACTTTGTATCAGCCGTACCCAATGCCGGACCGTACCATGAGTTCAAGGGTTTTAACAAGAAAATTCCATTGGAATGCCCCACCTCCGACTTAAAAAGCAAAAACGGTGTGGTAAAAGTACCGACCGGTCCCGGGGCGGGCATTGTTCTCGACCCTGATTTTGTGGCTAAACATAAGGTAGTAGGATGA